One Herbaspirillum rubrisubalbicans genomic window carries:
- a CDS encoding DUF2726 domain-containing protein: protein MQTMLFLLLAIVVAIGLATLKRKARSRARLSTSALVTKRNALTNREQVMYFRLNEVLHGHIVFAQVAFSALLKTRNRPDRNRFDRKVADFVVMNRSFEVLAVIELDDSSHKGRENQDAERQALLTSAGYRVIRYNNIPDIEVLKRDFQIGQNQITETVATNKTPN from the coding sequence ATGCAAACGATGCTGTTTTTACTATTGGCGATCGTGGTTGCAATAGGCCTAGCGACACTCAAAAGAAAGGCGAGATCGAGGGCGCGCCTTAGTACAAGTGCACTAGTAACGAAACGAAATGCACTAACTAATCGTGAACAGGTGATGTATTTCCGGCTCAATGAAGTGCTGCACGGGCATATCGTTTTCGCACAAGTAGCTTTTTCAGCGCTGCTCAAAACTCGTAACCGACCAGATAGGAATCGGTTTGATAGAAAGGTGGCCGACTTCGTAGTGATGAACAGATCATTCGAAGTGCTGGCGGTGATTGAGCTAGACGACTCAAGCCACAAAGGGAGAGAAAACCAAGACGCTGAACGGCAAGCGCTTCTGACAAGCGCCGGATATCGAGTAATCAGATACAACAACATCCCGGACATCGAAGTCTTGAAGAGGGACTTCCAGATCGGCCAGAACCAAATCACAGAAACAGTTGCCACGAATAAAACGCCGAACTGA
- a CDS encoding methyl-accepting chemotaxis protein: MNAFRSMKIGTKLLLAFAVSLLLTVILAAISLTSINSLTASIKAADTVQEQRLSPLYFAREALDQTGIAARNAYVFRSDSDAQKELAIVDEQKQLYLKALRDMESTFAGSKNFETVRAGLLKMADELKRPRQYREGGKMEEYRDFLVNECSPLRRQIVLDINKVIDEVSAENDKARQTTNDMASRASIIVAVLTIIVAIISVLIAFVITRGLLKQLGGEPAYAAQIAQQIAAGDLTSDVQTKLGDTTSLLFAIKQMRDSLVAIVGKVREGTHTIEQASAEIASGNMDLSSRTEQQAGALEETASAMEELMSTVKQNADNAKQASQLAVSASEVASQGGEVVGKVVTTMEGINTSSRKIVDIISVIDGIAFQTNILALNAAVEAARAGEQGRGFAVVASEVRNLAQRSATAAKEITGLINDSVAQIEQGSSLVEQAGQTMENVVSSVKRVTDVVAEISYASQEQSNGISQINVSITHMDEATQQNAALVEEAAAAANAMTEQASALSGLVSTFQLEASVTPSITMAVGERSRKTFTGKALALK; the protein is encoded by the coding sequence ATGAACGCATTCAGAAGTATGAAAATCGGCACCAAGCTGTTATTGGCTTTTGCCGTGTCACTGCTGCTCACAGTCATACTCGCAGCCATTTCGCTGACCAGCATCAATTCGCTGACGGCATCCATCAAGGCGGCCGATACGGTCCAGGAGCAACGGTTGTCACCGCTTTACTTTGCACGCGAAGCCCTCGACCAGACCGGCATTGCCGCCCGTAATGCCTATGTCTTCCGTAGCGACAGCGATGCGCAGAAAGAACTGGCCATCGTCGATGAGCAGAAGCAGCTCTATCTGAAGGCCTTGCGCGACATGGAGTCTACCTTCGCCGGTAGCAAGAACTTCGAGACGGTGCGTGCAGGCTTGCTGAAAATGGCCGATGAACTGAAGCGGCCGCGTCAGTATCGCGAGGGTGGCAAGATGGAAGAGTACCGCGACTTCCTGGTCAACGAATGCAGTCCTCTGCGTCGTCAGATCGTGCTCGATATCAACAAGGTGATCGACGAAGTGAGTGCGGAAAACGACAAGGCACGGCAAACCACTAACGACATGGCTTCCCGTGCCTCGATTATCGTGGCCGTGTTGACCATCATCGTGGCCATCATTTCCGTCCTCATTGCGTTTGTCATCACCCGTGGACTGTTGAAGCAACTCGGCGGCGAACCGGCTTACGCGGCCCAGATCGCCCAGCAGATCGCTGCTGGTGATCTGACCTCTGACGTGCAGACCAAACTTGGCGACACGACCAGCCTGCTGTTTGCCATCAAGCAGATGCGTGACAGCCTGGTGGCCATTGTCGGCAAGGTGCGCGAAGGTACGCATACCATCGAACAGGCTTCAGCCGAAATCGCTTCCGGCAACATGGATCTGTCGTCACGCACCGAACAGCAGGCCGGGGCACTGGAAGAAACCGCCTCGGCCATGGAAGAACTGATGTCGACGGTGAAGCAGAATGCCGACAATGCCAAGCAAGCCAGCCAGCTCGCGGTCTCGGCCTCGGAAGTCGCCAGCCAGGGGGGCGAAGTGGTGGGCAAGGTGGTCACCACCATGGAGGGGATCAATACTTCCTCGCGCAAGATCGTCGACATCATCAGCGTCATCGACGGTATTGCATTCCAGACCAATATCCTGGCCCTGAATGCTGCGGTCGAGGCCGCGCGTGCCGGTGAGCAGGGACGTGGTTTTGCGGTGGTCGCCTCGGAGGTGCGTAACCTGGCACAACGCAGTGCCACGGCGGCCAAGGAAATCACCGGACTGATCAATGATTCGGTGGCGCAGATCGAGCAGGGCAGCAGTTTGGTCGAGCAGGCCGGGCAGACGATGGAAAACGTGGTCAGCAGTGTGAAGCGAGTGACCGATGTGGTGGCCGAGATCTCGTATGCAAGCCAGGAGCAGAGCAACGGCATCAGCCAGATCAATGTCTCGATTACGCACATGGATGAAGCCACGCAGCAGAACGCGGCCCTCGTGGAGGAAGCCGCCGCTGCTGCGAACGCCATGACGGAACAGGCCAGTGCGCTGTCGGGGCTGGTATCGACCTTCCAACTCGAGGCATCGGTGACGCCTTCCATCACCATGGCTGTCGGGGAGCGTTCGCGAAAGACATTCACGGGCAAGGCATTGGCGCTGAAGTAG
- a CDS encoding helix-turn-helix domain-containing protein, translating into MALDGKSVNSLAKQWGIPQPTLDKYARGERLPSFKAAKAIAEAAGVSAEQMLESLALEEETRKGYNRAPSADVAQLVEQLIRNQ; encoded by the coding sequence ATGGCGCTGGACGGCAAGTCGGTGAATTCGCTCGCTAAGCAGTGGGGAATCCCCCAACCGACCCTAGATAAGTACGCTCGGGGCGAGCGTTTGCCTAGTTTTAAGGCAGCGAAGGCCATTGCTGAGGCGGCTGGGGTTTCAGCCGAACAAATGTTGGAATCTCTTGCACTAGAAGAAGAAACAAGAAAAGGTTATAATCGCGCTCCTTCAGCTGATGTAGCTCAGTTGGTAGAGCAACTGATTCGTAATCAGTAG
- a CDS encoding IS3 family transposase (programmed frameshift): protein MNKKSSKFSPEVRERAVRLVREQRDEHSSTWSAVQSIAPMIGCTPQTLLDWVKRAEVDSGERDGVSTAERERIKALEREVKELRRANEILKTASGFFRAGGARPQTEVVNTYIDRYRDIHGVEPICKVLQVAPSAYRRYAARQRNPQLCCARSKRDAVLRVEISRVWHANMRVYGADKVWRQLNREGVSIARCTVERLMRKQGLQGARRGKQLRTTRSDPKAACPLDRVNRQFKADRPNQLWVSDFTYVSTWQGWLYVAFVIDVFARRIVGWRVSNSMTTDFVLDALEQALYARQPEGNGGLIHHSDRGSQYVGIRYSERLAEAGIAPSVGSRGDSYDNALAETINGLYKAELIHRRAPWKTRESVELATLEWVAWFNHHRLLESIGYIPPAEAEANYYSRFASNTAVSA from the exons ATGAACAAGAAATCAAGCAAGTTTTCCCCTGAGGTACGAGAGCGTGCGGTGCGCTTGGTGCGTGAGCAGCGGGATGAGCATTCCTCCACGTGGTCTGCGGTCCAATCGATTGCGCCGATGATCGGCTGTACGCCTCAGACGCTGCTGGACTGGGTCAAACGCGCCGAGGTCGATAGCGGCGAGCGGGATGGCGTCAGCACGGCCGAGCGTGAGCGTATCAAGGCACTGGAGCGCGAGGTCAAGGAATTGCGCCGTGCTAACGAGATTCTCAAGACCGCGAGCG GCTTTTTTCGCGCAGGCGGAGCTCGACCGCAAACTGAAGTCGTAAATACCTATATCGATCGCTATCGGGATATCCACGGGGTCGAGCCGATCTGCAAGGTATTGCAGGTTGCCCCGTCAGCATATCGGCGTTATGCAGCGAGGCAGCGCAATCCTCAATTGTGCTGTGCTCGTAGCAAGCGTGATGCGGTACTGCGAGTTGAAATCAGCCGGGTGTGGCACGCCAACATGCGTGTGTACGGTGCTGACAAGGTGTGGCGACAGCTGAATCGCGAGGGCGTATCTATCGCACGTTGTACGGTAGAGCGGTTGATGCGAAAGCAAGGGCTTCAGGGAGCCCGGCGTGGTAAGCAACTTCGCACCACGCGTTCTGATCCCAAGGCAGCCTGCCCGTTGGACCGGGTCAATCGTCAGTTCAAGGCTGATCGTCCCAACCAGCTTTGGGTGTCCGACTTTACCTACGTATCGACCTGGCAAGGCTGGCTGTATGTGGCCTTCGTCATCGACGTGTTTGCCCGTCGCATCGTTGGCTGGCGTGTCAGCAACAGTATGACGACGGACTTCGTGCTAGATGCGCTGGAGCAGGCGCTCTATGCTCGCCAGCCCGAAGGCAACGGCGGCTTGATCCATCATTCCGACAGGGGATCGCAATACGTCGGGATTCGCTACAGTGAACGCCTGGCCGAGGCGGGCATTGCGCCATCGGTCGGAAGCCGTGGCGACAGTTACGATAACGCCTTGGCCGAAACCATCAATGGCCTGTACAAAGCTGAATTAATTCATCGCCGTGCCCCTTGGAAAACCAGGGAATCCGTCGAACTGGCCACGCTCGAATGGGTGGCTTGGTTCAACCATCATCGACTGCTGGAATCCATCGGCTATATCCCTCCGGCAGAAGCTGAGGCAAACTACTACAGCCGGTTCGCCAGCAATACTGCAGTGTCGGCATAA
- a CDS encoding transposase, with the protein MGRPERIIGDRAYDSDPLDQRLAAKGIELIAPHKSNRKRAVTQDGRALRRYRRRWKIERLFAWLNAFKRVLTRWERCADHYTGFVHLAFSVILMRRYL; encoded by the coding sequence GTGGGACGACCCGAACGAATTATTGGGGATCGCGCCTACGATAGTGATCCGCTCGATCAAAGACTTGCTGCCAAAGGCATTGAACTGATCGCACCACACAAGAGCAATCGAAAAAGAGCGGTCACTCAAGACGGCCGGGCGCTGCGCCGATACCGGCGCCGATGGAAGATCGAACGACTGTTTGCCTGGCTTAATGCCTTCAAGCGTGTACTTACCCGATGGGAGCGTTGCGCCGATCATTACACAGGCTTCGTTCATCTCGCTTTCTCCGTCATCCTCATGCGGCGCTATTTATGA
- a CDS encoding short-chain fatty acid transporter, with translation MTATAASASRRKTSLTEMTIRLFERMIPDPFVLAILITGLVTLLSFLFAPHATLAHVIGGWYKGYFDILTFAFQITLILVTGHAFAHAPPVQRCFKALVGLANTPAQAATLTFLSVAVASFFNWGFGLVVSALLAREVAKRMRVDFAWIVAAGYSGWVVWATGVSSSIALAQSTPGSAMNIVEKLTGQVLPFSSTVFTRFNIIPTVIMLVAMPVVLAWLKPNDEQASVLDIENNPDAPIRQKPTGKLSFAAWIEHSWIGSAFIGLVGIGLLVLSQFQHIAFSGVNAVIFVMFIAGVLLHGYPLAYADAIKNAAKQTGSMMLQYPLYGGIMGIMDATGLPDVIAHFFITISNAHTLPFWSYVCSLIVTFFIPSGGGHWAVQGPFVVPAAVALHASVPATTMAVAMGEQVSNMLQPFWAAPVVAMAGIGVQRVLGYTATTFLVGAVVYGAALLLLV, from the coding sequence ATGACTGCCACGGCTGCAAGCGCTTCCCGGCGCAAGACTTCGTTGACCGAAATGACCATCCGGCTGTTCGAGCGCATGATCCCTGATCCCTTCGTCCTGGCGATCCTGATCACGGGCCTGGTCACCTTGCTGTCGTTTCTCTTTGCACCCCATGCCACGCTGGCACACGTCATCGGCGGTTGGTACAAGGGCTATTTCGACATCCTGACCTTTGCCTTCCAGATCACCCTGATCCTGGTGACCGGCCACGCCTTTGCCCATGCGCCGCCGGTACAGCGTTGCTTCAAGGCCCTTGTTGGCCTGGCCAATACGCCGGCGCAAGCGGCCACGCTGACCTTTCTTTCGGTGGCTGTGGCTTCGTTCTTCAACTGGGGTTTTGGCCTGGTCGTGAGCGCCTTGCTGGCGCGCGAGGTGGCCAAGCGGATGCGCGTGGATTTTGCCTGGATCGTGGCGGCGGGGTATTCGGGTTGGGTGGTCTGGGCGACGGGGGTTTCGAGTTCGATCGCCTTGGCCCAATCCACCCCGGGCAGCGCCATGAATATCGTCGAAAAACTGACCGGACAGGTGCTGCCATTCAGTAGCACCGTCTTCACTCGCTTCAATATCATCCCGACCGTGATCATGCTGGTGGCCATGCCCGTGGTGCTGGCCTGGCTCAAACCGAATGATGAACAGGCCTCGGTGCTGGACATCGAAAACAATCCCGACGCCCCGATCCGTCAGAAACCCACGGGCAAGCTCAGTTTTGCCGCCTGGATCGAGCATTCCTGGATCGGCAGCGCCTTCATCGGCCTGGTCGGCATCGGCTTGCTGGTACTGAGCCAATTCCAGCACATCGCTTTTTCCGGCGTCAATGCCGTGATCTTCGTGATGTTCATCGCCGGTGTATTGCTGCATGGTTATCCGCTGGCATATGCAGACGCCATCAAGAATGCCGCCAAGCAGACCGGTTCGATGATGCTGCAATACCCGCTCTATGGCGGCATCATGGGCATCATGGATGCCACCGGGTTGCCGGATGTGATCGCTCATTTCTTCATCACCATTTCGAATGCGCATACCTTGCCCTTCTGGAGTTACGTATGCTCATTGATCGTGACCTTTTTCATTCCCAGCGGTGGTGGTCATTGGGCGGTGCAGGGCCCCTTCGTGGTACCGGCCGCAGTGGCCTTGCACGCGTCGGTACCGGCCACGACCATGGCCGTAGCCATGGGTGAGCAGGTATCGAACATGTTGCAGCCGTTCTGGGCTGCGCCGGTGGTGGCCATGGCAGGCATTGGGGTGCAGCGTGTTCTGGGTTATACCGCCACGACATTTCTGGTGGGAGCGGTGGTCTATGGAGCGGCCTTGTTGCTGCTGGTGTGA
- a CDS encoding DUF2523 family protein, whose product MFGIVLSALNAVLAFVLRSIIVKFVVFFALFFVTTEFMAVIVQFLPTGDQLTNAFGGIPNAVWYFLNLFNIKAGIPLLLSAYVTRFTIRRIPLIG is encoded by the coding sequence ATGTTTGGCATCGTTCTATCGGCGCTCAATGCGGTCCTTGCATTCGTCCTGCGGTCGATTATTGTTAAGTTCGTCGTCTTCTTCGCACTGTTCTTTGTGACGACTGAATTTATGGCCGTCATCGTGCAATTCCTTCCGACTGGCGATCAGCTCACGAATGCCTTCGGCGGCATTCCTAATGCAGTCTGGTATTTCCTCAACCTATTCAATATCAAGGCCGGGATACCGCTTTTGCTCTCGGCCTACGTGACGCGCTTCACGATCCGCCGTATTCCGCTGATTGGCTAA
- a CDS encoding cysteine peptidase family C39 domain-containing protein, which yields MIDCWNPSAISLRQKLRQTTTAGSPAILQCRHNLNQIASAKVGAVQSVNCCGVAAYRGEQGHFVVVDGVTVREGKSVVAIRDPADGTQFFVPSEVFKKQFNGYVIFTNKIR from the coding sequence ATCATCGACTGCTGGAATCCATCGGCTATATCCCTCCGGCAGAAGCTGAGGCAAACTACTACAGCCGGTTCGCCAGCAATACTGCAGTGTCGGCATAACTTAAACCAAATAGCCTCCGCGAAAGTCGGGGCGGTTCAATCTGTTAACTGTTGCGGCGTCGCGGCTTATAGGGGGGAGCAGGGACATTTTGTAGTCGTCGATGGAGTAACGGTTCGGGAAGGAAAGTCAGTTGTTGCCATTCGTGACCCGGCTGACGGAACGCAATTTTTTGTTCCAAGCGAGGTGTTCAAAAAACAGTTCAATGGATATGTTATTTTTACAAATAAAATCAGGTGA
- a CDS encoding methyl-accepting chemotaxis protein: MRFNNFSIATRLAIAFSVLILAIATIVTLGLIRLGDINEAINLVVNDRYKKIALINTIAGKMDDVAISVRNQLLTSDPGQAAREQANTKELASQVAAHFQELETFLIDPAARAQFAKVMTARDQYTSLRTQIEELNAKGQRETAVELLVVKLTSLQKAYFGELEAFSNMQKKLMDQSVEDAEAAYNTTRLIMLGSGLLSTLFASLIAWTISRSITRPLSRAVEVAETVAAGDLTAVITAHSTDETGRLLQALAAMNQKLKAIVLEVRHSTDSMVAASTQIATGNLDLSSRTEEQASALEETASSLEQLTSSVKQNADHTRKSSELAGTATAVANQGGEAVKQVVQTMGAINDSSRKIVDIISVIDGIAFQTNILALNAAVEAARAGEQGRGFAVVASEVRALAQRSATAAKEIKELINDSVNQVSSGTELVAQAGNTMDQVVSSIEQVGHIVSEISSATHEQSEGIEQVNQAIMQMDNTTQQNAALVEEAAAAAQALQDQAQRLLELVSVFRLDEAGGPELRTMQMPQAASLKSSAVTSKALPSKQQTQPQSARPAAIGANQAPRALPNSIKDDKKEEWESF; encoded by the coding sequence ATGCGCTTCAATAACTTCAGTATCGCCACGCGTCTGGCTATTGCATTTTCTGTGCTCATTCTGGCAATCGCGACCATCGTCACACTGGGCTTGATACGCCTGGGGGATATCAACGAGGCCATCAACCTGGTCGTCAATGACCGCTACAAGAAGATCGCCCTGATCAACACCATTGCCGGGAAGATGGATGATGTGGCGATTTCCGTGCGCAACCAGTTGCTGACTTCCGACCCCGGGCAAGCGGCGCGGGAGCAGGCCAATACCAAGGAACTTGCGTCCCAAGTGGCGGCGCACTTTCAGGAACTGGAAACATTCCTTATTGATCCGGCTGCGCGCGCGCAATTTGCGAAGGTAATGACCGCGCGCGATCAATACACATCATTGCGCACGCAGATTGAAGAGCTCAATGCCAAAGGTCAGCGGGAGACTGCCGTGGAACTGTTGGTGGTAAAACTGACCTCGTTGCAGAAAGCCTACTTCGGCGAACTGGAAGCTTTTTCCAACATGCAGAAAAAGCTGATGGACCAGTCCGTGGAAGACGCAGAGGCCGCCTACAATACCACCCGCCTGATCATGCTGGGGTCCGGCTTACTGTCCACCCTGTTCGCCTCCCTGATTGCCTGGACCATCTCGCGCAGCATCACCCGTCCGTTAAGCCGCGCCGTGGAAGTGGCCGAGACGGTGGCTGCCGGTGACCTGACCGCCGTCATCACCGCCCACTCTACCGATGAGACCGGCCGCCTGCTGCAGGCGCTGGCGGCGATGAACCAGAAGCTCAAGGCCATCGTGCTGGAAGTCCGGCACAGCACGGACTCCATGGTCGCGGCCTCGACCCAGATCGCCACCGGCAACCTCGACCTGTCCTCGCGCACCGAAGAGCAGGCCAGCGCGCTGGAAGAAACCGCCTCTTCGTTGGAACAACTGACCTCCAGCGTCAAGCAGAATGCCGATCACACCCGCAAGTCCAGTGAGTTGGCCGGCACTGCCACGGCCGTGGCCAACCAGGGCGGAGAAGCGGTCAAGCAAGTGGTGCAGACCATGGGCGCCATCAACGATTCCTCGCGCAAGATCGTCGACATCATCTCGGTAATCGATGGCATCGCCTTCCAGACCAACATCCTGGCCTTGAATGCCGCCGTGGAAGCCGCCCGTGCCGGCGAGCAGGGACGCGGCTTTGCGGTGGTGGCCTCGGAAGTGCGCGCTTTGGCACAACGCTCGGCCACCGCCGCCAAGGAGATCAAGGAACTGATCAACGATTCGGTCAACCAGGTTTCTTCCGGCACTGAACTGGTGGCGCAAGCCGGTAATACCATGGACCAGGTGGTCAGCAGCATCGAGCAGGTCGGCCATATCGTCAGTGAGATATCATCTGCCACGCACGAGCAAAGTGAAGGTATCGAACAGGTCAACCAGGCCATCATGCAGATGGACAACACCACCCAGCAGAATGCCGCGCTGGTGGAAGAAGCCGCCGCCGCCGCACAAGCCCTGCAGGATCAGGCGCAGCGATTGCTGGAACTGGTCAGCGTGTTCCGCCTGGATGAGGCAGGCGGGCCCGAGTTGCGTACCATGCAGATGCCACAGGCAGCGTCCTTGAAATCCTCTGCAGTCACCAGCAAGGCATTGCCGTCCAAACAGCAAACTCAACCGCAGTCCGCACGTCCGGCCGCCATCGGCGCCAACCAGGCACCACGCGCCCTGCCCAACAGCATCAAGGACGACAAAAAAGAAGAGTGGGAATCCTTCTAG
- a CDS encoding OmpP1/FadL family transporter: MQLNIRQFRRFPQLPLFSLLMLFGGIAHATDGYFQHGYGVRSQGAGGVGIALPQDGLAAASNPAGTAFVGDRLDVGLTWFSPTRGADVTGNQGSVNGSFDGSGKKNFFLPEIGWVKQINPQLAAGIAVYGNGGMNTTYRNGVPLFGSGEAGVNLEQLFIAPNVAWKVNESHAFGLAVNFAYQRFEAKGLTNFDNALFSNSPGNVTDRGTDTSTGWGLHLGYIGKITPDLSVGVTWSSKIKASKFDKYKGLFSDGGSFDIPENYGIGLAYKLTAALTLAADVNKIVYSGVSSVAAPIANFASARLGSSTGPGFGWQDVTVYKIGTVYEITPNLTLRAGYNHASQPISSSQTLFNILAPGVVQDHVSVGGTYKLAGGGEVSLAYTHAFKKTINGAASIPPGFGGGNANVHLEEDILGVAYTWKF, from the coding sequence ATGCAACTCAACATTCGCCAATTTCGCCGATTTCCCCAGTTACCGCTGTTCTCGCTCTTGATGTTGTTCGGGGGCATCGCTCATGCGACTGACGGCTATTTTCAACATGGCTACGGTGTCAGGTCGCAAGGTGCTGGTGGCGTAGGCATTGCACTGCCTCAGGATGGGCTTGCAGCTGCATCAAATCCTGCCGGCACCGCATTTGTCGGAGATCGCCTGGACGTTGGCCTGACATGGTTCTCACCCACACGTGGCGCGGACGTGACGGGTAACCAAGGGTCGGTGAATGGCAGTTTTGATGGTAGTGGCAAAAAGAACTTTTTCCTGCCTGAGATCGGCTGGGTCAAACAGATCAATCCTCAACTGGCTGCGGGTATTGCTGTCTATGGCAACGGCGGCATGAACACGACTTACAGGAACGGTGTGCCCTTGTTCGGTTCAGGTGAGGCAGGGGTCAATCTTGAGCAGTTGTTCATCGCTCCCAATGTGGCCTGGAAAGTCAATGAATCCCATGCGTTCGGGCTGGCCGTGAATTTTGCGTATCAGCGTTTCGAGGCCAAGGGATTGACCAACTTCGATAATGCCTTGTTCTCTAACAGCCCTGGAAACGTCACCGACCGTGGCACTGATACCTCCACAGGATGGGGGCTGCATTTAGGTTATATAGGGAAAATCACTCCCGACCTGAGCGTTGGCGTGACCTGGTCCTCGAAAATCAAGGCCAGCAAGTTCGACAAATACAAAGGTTTGTTTTCCGATGGCGGGAGTTTCGATATCCCGGAAAACTATGGTATCGGCTTAGCCTACAAACTTACTGCGGCACTCACCCTCGCTGCTGATGTCAACAAGATCGTGTACAGCGGTGTGAGCTCCGTGGCGGCGCCCATCGCCAACTTCGCCTCCGCAAGACTTGGTTCATCTACGGGGCCAGGATTTGGATGGCAGGACGTTACCGTCTATAAAATCGGTACAGTCTACGAGATCACGCCGAACCTGACCTTACGCGCTGGTTATAACCATGCGAGCCAACCGATTTCCTCCAGCCAGACCTTGTTCAATATCCTTGCGCCCGGCGTGGTACAAGATCACGTCAGTGTGGGCGGTACTTATAAACTGGCTGGAGGTGGCGAAGTCAGTCTTGCCTATACCCATGCCTTCAAGAAAACCATCAATGGTGCCGCATCGATTCCGCCAGGCTTTGGTGGAGGCAATGCCAATGTGCATCTCGAGGAAGATATTCTCGGCGTTGCTTATACGTGGAAATTCTGA
- a CDS encoding glycoside hydrolase family 28 protein, with translation MAKLQFIFSKKMLGYIVRLLFLYMICAVFSWAQAQDRRAVSEPQLPTQACATFSPLFPSSLGQETARLQQAIDQCPAGQAVHLIVGGQGGRFETAPLTMKSGVTLWLDKGTVLAATTNALAYDRNGHCGSIDRKGNGCRPFIFFNGTHDAGIMGEGVIDGQGGELMAGTNETWWQLARRAQRESGKQNNPRLIQVDHASNLMFYKVILRNSANFHLALNHVQGVTIWGVTIDAPAQARNTDGIDPSAAEDVTIAHSFIRTGDDNIAIKAGNGATRYLSILNDHLYWGHGLSIGSETVDGVSDVLVRNVTIDGAVSGLRIKGNSSHGGEVRKIRYDNICLRGNVRPIDFDTRYGDEAGGENIPVYREILLKDVSGSGGALVVHGYDANHLLDIALDDVRFDTDARWQVSDANLSVLKGGAYPLPAISMASATIAPVSDCRLNWLAFPSAL, from the coding sequence ATGGCGAAATTGCAGTTTATTTTTTCAAAGAAGATGCTTGGGTATATTGTCCGCTTGCTGTTTCTTTACATGATCTGCGCCGTATTCTCCTGGGCCCAGGCTCAGGACCGGCGTGCGGTTTCAGAGCCGCAATTACCGACCCAGGCCTGCGCGACATTTTCTCCTTTGTTTCCGTCTTCCCTCGGACAGGAGACGGCACGACTGCAACAGGCGATTGATCAATGTCCCGCTGGCCAAGCGGTGCATCTGATCGTGGGCGGGCAGGGCGGGCGCTTTGAAACCGCGCCTCTGACCATGAAGTCCGGTGTCACCCTCTGGCTCGACAAAGGGACGGTGCTGGCGGCGACGACCAATGCACTGGCCTATGACCGCAACGGGCACTGCGGTAGCATCGACCGCAAAGGCAACGGCTGTCGTCCTTTTATCTTCTTCAATGGTACGCATGACGCCGGCATCATGGGCGAGGGCGTCATTGACGGTCAAGGCGGAGAGCTGATGGCAGGCACGAACGAAACCTGGTGGCAGCTTGCCCGCCGCGCCCAGCGTGAATCGGGAAAGCAGAATAATCCGCGCTTGATACAGGTCGACCATGCAAGCAACCTGATGTTCTACAAAGTCATCCTACGCAACTCGGCCAACTTCCATCTGGCGCTGAACCATGTGCAGGGCGTGACGATCTGGGGCGTGACTATCGATGCTCCGGCGCAGGCGCGCAATACCGATGGCATCGATCCGTCGGCGGCCGAAGATGTCACCATCGCTCACAGCTTCATCCGTACAGGAGACGACAACATAGCGATCAAGGCCGGAAACGGTGCGACCCGCTACCTCTCTATCCTCAATGATCACTTGTACTGGGGGCATGGGCTGTCGATAGGCAGCGAAACCGTGGACGGCGTGAGCGACGTGCTGGTGCGTAATGTCACCATCGACGGTGCGGTTTCGGGCTTGCGCATCAAAGGCAATTCCAGCCACGGAGGCGAAGTCAGAAAAATACGCTACGACAATATCTGTCTGCGCGGCAATGTGCGTCCTATCGACTTCGATACCCGCTATGGCGATGAGGCTGGCGGAGAAAATATTCCAGTCTATCGGGAAATTCTCTTGAAGGACGTCAGCGGAAGTGGTGGCGCCCTGGTGGTGCATGGGTATGACGCGAATCACTTGCTGGACATCGCTTTGGATGATGTCCGTTTTGATACGGACGCCCGATGGCAAGTCAGCGATGCCAACCTCTCCGTGCTCAAGGGCGGCGCGTATCCTCTTCCGGCGATATCTATGGCGTCGGCCACGATTGCCCCGGTCAGTGATTGCAGATTGAATTGGCTGGCGTTTCCGTCTGCCTTATAA